One Paraburkholderia kururiensis DNA window includes the following coding sequences:
- a CDS encoding cytochrome b gives MSTTRTHFSVAARALHWTMAVAIIAMLFIGVGMVATVSRAHDVLIAIHKPLGVTLLLLVLVRAGVRLTHGTPALPADLPGVQRAAAKLSHLALYALMLAMPLIGWAMLSAAGYPVTLYGPWHLPPIAPHSVTLYATLRSLHTVLGLTLFAVVLLHLAAALYHGLIRRDGVLASMARGEGRA, from the coding sequence ATGAGCACCACGCGCACTCACTTCAGCGTGGCCGCACGCGCGCTGCATTGGACCATGGCGGTCGCCATCATCGCCATGCTGTTCATTGGTGTGGGAATGGTCGCAACGGTATCGCGCGCCCATGACGTGCTGATCGCCATTCACAAGCCGCTCGGCGTCACGCTGTTGCTGCTCGTGCTGGTGCGAGCCGGCGTGCGGCTCACGCATGGCACACCGGCGCTACCCGCCGACCTGCCCGGCGTACAGCGCGCCGCGGCGAAGCTCTCGCATCTCGCGCTATACGCCTTGATGCTGGCAATGCCGTTGATCGGCTGGGCGATGCTCTCGGCCGCGGGCTATCCAGTCACGCTGTACGGGCCGTGGCATCTGCCACCTATCGCACCACACAGCGTGACGCTCTACGCGACGCTGCGCTCGCTGCACACGGTGCTGGGGCTCACGCTGTTCGCGGTGGTGCTGCTGCACCTCGCCGCCGCGCTGTATCACGGGCTGATACGTCGCGACGGCGTGCTCGCCAGCATGGCGCGCGGAGAAGGCCGCGCCTGA
- a CDS encoding acetyl-CoA hydrolase/transferase family protein → MGSTRILNTQLLERVMSAEDAAKLIRPDMTVAMSGFTGAGYPKAVPAALARHIEETHARGEDFRIRVLTGASTAPELDGALARVDGIQMRLPYQSDPTLREQINAGRIDYLDIHLSHVAQHAWFGFFGKIDIAIIEVSGVTPDGQLIPSTSVGNNKTWIEQAAGVIIEVNEQQPEGLDGMHDIYYGTALPPRRRPIPLVHPADRIGEPWLHCPPEKVIAVVKTNAPDRSNAFSEPDEVSQQIAGHLIEFLRHEVRHGRVPASLLPLQSGVGNITNAVLAELGKGAFQNLTAFTEVIQDGMLDLLENGTLSVASATALSLSPAAVTRFAQNLGTFRERIILRPQEISNHPELVRRLGCIAMNGMIEADIYGNVNSTHVMGTRIQNGIGGSGDFARNGYLSCFMSASTAKGGAISRIVPMASHVDHTEHDVAVIVTEQGLADLRGLSPKQRACEVIKHCAHPDYRPMLMDYFERASRESYGKHTPHLLNESLSWHQRYVEQGTMRDPKWP, encoded by the coding sequence ATGGGATCGACACGCATTTTGAACACTCAACTCCTCGAACGCGTCATGTCGGCGGAAGACGCCGCGAAGCTCATTCGCCCTGACATGACCGTCGCCATGAGCGGCTTCACCGGCGCCGGCTACCCGAAGGCGGTGCCGGCCGCGCTGGCCCGCCATATCGAAGAGACGCACGCGCGCGGCGAAGACTTCCGCATCCGCGTATTGACCGGCGCTTCCACGGCGCCGGAACTCGACGGCGCGCTGGCGCGCGTCGACGGCATCCAGATGCGGCTGCCGTACCAGTCGGACCCCACGTTGCGCGAGCAGATCAACGCGGGCCGCATCGACTATCTCGACATTCACCTGAGCCACGTGGCACAGCATGCGTGGTTCGGCTTCTTCGGCAAGATCGACATCGCGATCATCGAAGTGAGCGGCGTGACGCCCGACGGCCAGCTCATTCCGTCCACGTCGGTGGGCAACAACAAGACGTGGATCGAGCAGGCCGCGGGCGTGATCATCGAAGTGAACGAGCAGCAGCCCGAAGGCCTCGACGGCATGCACGACATCTACTACGGCACGGCGCTGCCGCCGCGGCGCAGGCCGATTCCGCTCGTGCATCCCGCGGACCGCATCGGCGAGCCGTGGCTGCACTGCCCGCCGGAGAAAGTCATCGCGGTCGTGAAGACGAACGCGCCGGACCGCAGCAATGCGTTCTCCGAGCCGGACGAGGTCTCGCAGCAGATCGCGGGGCATCTGATCGAATTCCTGCGCCACGAAGTGCGCCACGGCCGCGTGCCGGCCTCGCTGCTGCCGCTGCAGTCGGGCGTGGGCAACATCACGAACGCCGTGCTCGCGGAACTGGGCAAGGGCGCGTTCCAGAACCTCACCGCTTTCACCGAGGTGATTCAGGACGGCATGCTCGATCTGCTCGAGAACGGCACGCTCTCTGTGGCGTCGGCCACGGCGCTTTCGCTGAGTCCCGCCGCGGTGACGCGCTTCGCGCAGAACCTCGGCACGTTCCGCGAGCGCATCATTCTGCGGCCGCAGGAGATCAGCAACCATCCGGAACTGGTGCGGCGCCTCGGTTGTATCGCGATGAACGGCATGATCGAGGCCGACATCTACGGCAACGTGAATTCGACGCACGTGATGGGCACGCGCATCCAGAACGGCATCGGCGGCTCGGGCGACTTTGCGCGCAACGGCTATCTGTCGTGCTTCATGTCCGCGAGTACGGCGAAGGGCGGTGCGATTTCGCGCATCGTGCCGATGGCGAGCCACGTGGACCACACCGAACACGACGTGGCCGTGATCGTCACCGAACAGGGCCTTGCCGACCTGCGCGGCCTTTCGCCGAAGCAGCGCGCGTGCGAGGTCATCAAGCACTGCGCGCATCCCGACTATCGGCCCATGCTCATGGACTACTTCGAGCGCGCAAGCCGCGAAAGCTACGGCAAGCACACGCCGCATCTGCTCAACGAGTCGCTGTCGTGGCACCAGCGCTATGTCGAGCAGGGCACGATGCGCGACCCGAAGTGGCCCTGA